In a genomic window of Kwoniella newhampshirensis strain CBS 13917 chromosome 8, whole genome shotgun sequence:
- a CDS encoding RuvB-like helicase 2: MVSIKPPLNEAYGADGKSMQAANISVQPTAMRDVTKMERIGAHSHIHGLGLDANLEPRLSSQGMIGQGKARKAAGVILKMVQEGRIAGRAILMAGPPSTGKTALAMAMAQTLGSDVPFVMLTASEVFSLEMSKTESLTQAFRRSIGVRIKEETELIEGEVVEIQVDRSVTGATKTGRLTLKTTDMETVYDLGSKMIDQLQKEKVLAGDVVSIDKASGRISKLGRSFGRAKDYDAMGADTRFVACPDGELQTRKEVVHTVSLHEIDVINSRTQGFLALFAGDTGEIKPELRDQINSKVAEWREEGKAEIVPGVLFIDEVHMLDIECFSFLNRAMENELAPLVVMASNRGITRIRGTKYKSPHGIPVDLLDRMLIISTKKYDEDETREIVKIRADEEDVRLTPPALDLLATMGTQTSLRYALNLIAPSHLIAQRRKTSQVDVEDVRLAYKYFSDVERSAQYAKETSGMMFGESEEIGVDGMEIDSKA, from the exons ATGGTGAGCATCAAGCCGCCTCTCAATGAGGCATATGGAGCTGACGGTAAATCAATGCAGGCCGCTAACATTTCCGTTCAACCCACCGCCATGCGCGACGTCACCAAAATGGAACGTATCG GTGCTCACTCACATATCCACGGTCTCGGCCTCGATGCGAATCTCGAGcctcgtctctcttcccaagGAATGATAGGACAGGGAAAAGCTAGAAAGGCAGCAGGTGTCATCCTGAAGATGGTTCAGGAGGGTAGAATAGCAGGTAGAGCGATATTGATGGCTGGACCACCCAGTACGGGAAAGACAGCACTGGCGATGG CCATGGCTCAAACATTGGGAAGTGACGTGCCTTTCGTCATGCTCACTGCGTCAGAAGTGTTCTCCCTGGAA ATGTCTAAAACCGAGTCTCTGACCCAAGCGTTCCGACGCTCTATCGGCGTGAGGATAAAGGAGGAGACAGAATTgatcgaaggagaggtCGTCGAGATTCAGGTTGACAGAAGTGTAACAGGG GCGACCAAGACGGGACGATTGACTTTGAAGACCACAGATATGGAGACTGTCTACGATCTTGGATCAAAGATGATTGATCAACttcagaaggagaaagtTTTAGCGGGAGACGTTGTCAGTATCGATAAGGCTAGCGGAAGGATATCAAAGCTGGGAAGAAGCTTTGGCCGAGCAAAGGATTACGACGCTATGGGTGCAGAC ACCCGATTCGTCGCATGTCCAGATGGTGAACTCCAAACTAGAAAAGAAGTGGTTCACACTGTTTCGTTGCACGAGATCGATGTTATCAACTCTCGAACACAAGGATTCCTCGCTTTGTTCGCAGGTGATACGGGCGAGATCAAACCTGAGTTGAGAGATCAAATCAACTCTAAAGTTGCAgagtggagagaagagggcaAGGCGGAGATTGTTCCTGGT GTCCTGttcatcgacgaggtcCACATGCTCGACATTGAAtgtttctccttcttgaatCGAGCGATGGAGAACGAGCTTGCGCCGTTGGTCGTCATGGCTTCGAACAGGGGCATCACCCGAATAAGAGGGACGAAATATAAAAGTCCTCATGGTATTCCTGTCGACTTGTTGGACCGAATgttgatcatctccacgAAGAAGtatgacgaggatgagacgagagagatTGTCAAGATAAG GgcggatgaagaagatgtaCGACTCACTCCACCAGCCCTCGACTTACTAGCCACAATGGGAACTCAAACATCCCTTCGATACgctctcaacctcatcgCACCTTCTCATCTGATCGCTCAACGGAGAAAAACATCCCAGGTCGACGTCGAAGATGTCCGGCTTGCTTACAAGTATTTCAGCGATGTGGAGAGAAGTGCTCAGTATGCCAAAGAGACGAGCGGGATGATGTTTGGCGAATCGGAGGAGATCGGCGTGGACGGTATGGAAATTGATAGTAAGGCTTGA
- a CDS encoding transcription elongation factor SPT5, whose amino-acid sequence MSDNEGSSPVDVKSDDEVEERRVITKKRPRVVDPDEEDDADDVAVQPTHHVEKDDEEDVDEEDEDDEDEDEDEDEDEEGGGERRRKRRRKQKKFRFLDVEAEVDDEDEEEDEDNDYGDVAEFIDEAPEEAVTQDDYAHRRLDRTFGRNEEEDVQDIVQRLKERHARTAAARYNGDSDAVPQRLLMPGVNDPSLWKVIVKTGREHAICASIFRKVFSQQYSANPIEVISVFCRDSLPGMIFLEARQSASVSAALNGIVGTFMSRGVSLVPIEEMAPLLKIKKKDVHLTPFMWVRMKRGKYAGDLAQVVDVDQITSGVVGIKFIPRIDLTPREKRKERAANGKSGTSGIRPPARLFAYDDVRKIYGRSSVRQGAQSSYFFENDEYIDGFCIKDVKIPTIESESVNPTLEEISRFSGDDQSTANFDLSAIADANKNLTASGLFPGDKVEVYEGEQTGLYGTVETVTPDIIAIKAVGGDVHGQTIEVQSRSVRKRFEVGEHVKVLSGKNAELSGMVVEVKGDVVTLMSDQGEQEIKVFSKDIRKAADTTNLTAQKGLYDLHDMVMLDSTTSAVVTKVEGGLLRVLDQNGASRSVTPEQVTIRRDNKRFAVATDSQGNDMKVGDNMKEVEGENRQGEIINIFRSLFVFLHNRELTENHGVFVARAASLVSVTPKTATSDLGKLNPTLNQQLPSGGASLMPPPAVNVNRNRLVNTLVVVTKGTSKGLMGIIRDIQGDNARVELKTNNKTLTIAMTSLKRKDQKTGQTYPLEFGGPYAGGRPGVGGYDVNPYSGAPMDPAAGGQTPGQFGGRTPGSRFGQTPNPYAANVAGKTPNPYAGGAGGRTPAPGWGAGGKTPAPGYGNAGGKTPGWAGSGGKTPAHGFDGGRTPAWSANGGGGGKTPNTYGAAPRAGPSGGQTPAPQGSMYGAGAEAGGSRFGNGTFNAPTPYGGPTPGVLSAPTPAAPSNPYAAPTPYGAPTPFAAPTPFAAPTPGATLSAPTPGVQLGAPTPYGGTPFGAPTPYGGAAGGVSVPSGLAGIPWDWALDFRNVIVEVGPSSRPGTRNPLHFQRGLLDGRRFGYDSISGEIAHCINLDDPSMTEEIPAEYLKPTRPDGPGQVVVCVAGPMDQRGSQRTTQYENGGSWMMESEVGDMGALILDGADLCRIWKT is encoded by the exons ATGTCGGATAACGAAGGCTCTTCGCCAGTTGATGTCAAGTCGGATGATGAAgttgaagagaggagagtgatCACGAAAAAGAGG CCCAGAGTCGTGGATCCCGATG aagaagat GACGCCGATGATGTCGCGGTTCAACCGACACACCATGTCgagaaagacgacgaagaggatgttgacgaagaagacgaagatgatgaagacgaggacgaagatgaagatgaagacgaggaaggtggtg GTGAAAGACGTAGGAAG CGACGGAGAAAGCAAAAGAAGTTCAGGTTCTTGGATGTTGAAGCTGAAGtagacgatgaagatgaagaggaggatgaggataaCGATTATGGAGATG TCGCGGAGTTCATCGACGAGGCCCCCGAAGAAGCTGTCACGCAAGATGATTATGCGCACCGACGACTAGACAGGACCTTTGGTAGaaatgaggaggaggacgtgCAAGATATCGTGCAGagattgaaggagagacaTGCTAGAACGGCTGCTGCTAGATATAACGGAGATAGCGATGCTGTTCCTCAAAGACTGCTTATGCCTGGTGTCAATGATCCGAGTCTATGGAAGGTCATtgtgaag ACCGGCCGAGAGCACGCCATTTGCGCTTCCATTTTCCGAAAGGTCTTCTCACAGCAATACTCTGCCAATCCCATCGAAGTCATTTCCGTCTTCTGTCGAGATTCTCTTCCCGGTATGATCTTCCTTGAAGCACGACAATCCGCTTCCGTCAGCGCTGCCTTGAACGGTATCGTCGGTACTTTCATGTCGCGAGGTGTCTCTCTAGTGCCTATCGAGGAAATGGCACCCCTCCTCAaaatcaagaagaaggatgtaCATCTTACACCCTTTATGTGGGTCCGAATGAAGCGAGGGAAGTACGCTGGAGATTTAGCGCAAGTGGTCGATGTGGATCAGATTACCAGTGGGGTGGTTGGAATCAAGTTCATTCCACGTATAGACTTGACGCcgagagaaaagaggaaggagagggctGCGAACGGTAAAAGTGGAACAAGTGGAATCCGACCACCTGCCCGACTGTTCGCATACGACGATGTCAGGAAGATTTACGGTCGTTCAAGTGTGCGACAGGGTGCTCAGTCAAGCTATTTCTTCGAGAACGACGAGTACATTGACGGATTCTGCATCAAGGATGTCAAGATTCCTACtatcgagagcgagagtgTCAACCCCACTTTGGAAGAGATCTCCCGATTCTCTGGCGATGATCAGTCCACCGCCAACTTTGACCTTTCGGCAATCGCTGATGCCAACAAGAACCTCACTGCTTCCGGTCTTTTCCCTGGCGACAAGGTCGAGGTGTACGAGGGCGAACAAACAGGTCTTTATGGTACGGTCGAGACAGTAACACCTGATATTATCGCAATTAAAGCAGTTGGAGGGGACGTGCACGGACAAACCATCGAAGTGCAATCACGCAgtgtgaggaagagattTGAGGTCGGTGAACACGTAAAGGTCTTGAGCGGGAAGAACGCCGAGCTGTCGGGCATGGTCGTGGAGGTCAAGGGAGATGTGGTGACCTTGATGTCTGATCAGGGTGAACAAGAG ATCAAAGTCTTCTCGAAAGACATCAGAAAGGCCGCAGATACGACCAATCTGACTGCTCAGAAGGGACTTTACGATTTACATGACATGGTGATGCTCGA ctcgaccacctccgCTGTCGTGACCAAGGTCGAAGGTGGACTCTTACGTGTATTGGATCAAAATGGAGCATCACGAAGTGTCACCCCTGAGCAAGTGACCATACGGAGAGACAACAAGCGATTCGCCGTCGCTACCGATTCACAGGGAAACGACATGAAAGTTGGCGACAACATGAAAGAagtggagggggagaatcgacaaggagagatcatcaacatcttccgATCTCTCTTTGTGTTCCTGCACAACCGCGAGCTGACCGAGAACCATGGTGTCTTCGTGGCACGAGCGGCCTCTTTGGTTTCAGTCACTCCCAAAACCGCAACTAGCGACTTGGGCAAGCTGAATCCTACGCTCAATCAACAATTGCCGTCAGGCGGTGCCAGTTTGATGCCTCCTCCCGCTGTCAACGTCAATCGTAATAGATTGGTCAATACACTCGTGGTGGTGACTAAGGGTACCAGCAAAGGATTGATGGGGATCATAAGAGATATTCAAGGAGACAACGCGAGAGTGGAATTGAAGACTAACAACAAGACTCTGACCATTGCGATGACTTCattgaagaggaagga TCAAAAGACGGGACAAACATACCCTCTCGAGTTTGGCGGCCCGTATGCCGGCGGTCGACCTGGGGTCGGCGGATACGATGTCAACCCATATAGCGGAGCACCCATGGATCCTGCGGCT GGTGGCCAAACTCCCGGGCAATTCGGTGGTCGAACACCTGGATCGAGATTCGGACAAACGCCCAATCCTTATGCG GCCAATGTCGCCGGCAAAACACCAAACCCGTACGCcggaggagcaggtggaCGGACACCGGCGCCAGGATGGGGTGCAGGCGGCAAGACTCCTGCACCTGGCTACGGTAATGCGGGCGGCAAGACACCTGGATGGGCTGGAAGCGGTGGTAAAACACCTGCCCATGGCTTCGATGGAGGACGAACACCCGCTTGGTCAGCgaacggaggaggaggcggaaaGACCCCCAATACATATGGAGCTGCGCCTAGAGCCGGTCCTTCTGGTGGACAGACGCCGGCACCGCAAGGTTCGATGTACGGTGCGGGAGCGGAAGCGGGAGGCTCACGA TTCGGCAACGGTACATTCAACGCGCCAACTCCGTATGGAGGGCCGACACCTGGTGTTCTCAGCGCTCCTACCCCTGCAGCACCTTCCAATCCTTATGCTGCGCCCACACCGTACGGTGCACCTACTCCATTCGCTGCTCCGACGCCCTTCGCCGCGCCGACTCCTGGTGCCACTCTGTCTGCTCCTACACCAGGCGTGCAACTGGGTGCCCCTACTCCTTACGGTGGTACGCCCTTCGGTGCCCCGACGCCTTACGGCGGTGCGGCTGGAGGAGTTTCTGTCCCCTCTGGTCTAGCTG GTATTCCTTGGGATTGGGCTCTTGACTTCCGAAACGTCATTGTCGAAGTCGGACCCTCATCACGACCAGGTACACGTAACCCATTACACTTCCAACGAGGTCTACTAGATGGACGTCGGTTCGGATATGACTCCATCTCTGGCGAGATCGCCCATTGTATCAATCTAGACGATCCATCGATGACAGAGGAGATCCCGGCGGAATATCTCAAACCGACCAGACCGGATGGACCTGGTCAAGTGGTCGTTTGTGTGGCAGGACCGATGGACCAGAGAGGATCGCAAAGGACGACACAGTATGAGAACGGTGGATCGTGGATGATGGAATCGGAAGTAGGCGATATGGGTGCATTGATCTTGGATGGCGCAGATTTGTGTAGGATCTGGAAGACATAG
- a CDS encoding DNA repair protein RAD51, whose protein sequence is MVTQENDPFVGGEGEENDDFELMAPLLVAKLQESGISAQDTKKLADAGYHTVEAVAFTPKKTLCTIKGISEQKADKILMEACKMVPMGFTTATEIHSRRSELVHITTGSTGLDTILGGGIETGAITELYGEFRTGKSQICHTLAVTCQLPVSMGGGEGKCLYIDTEGTFRPVRMLAVAERFGLNGEEVLDNIAYARAYNADHQLQLLVQASAMMAESRFSLLIVDSCTSLYRTDFSGRGELSARQMHLAKFLRTLMRLADEFGVAVVVTNQVVAQVDGGQFAVADAKKPIGGNIMAHASTTRLNLRKGRGTSRVCKIVDSPCLPEAEAIFAINANGIGDPEELKE, encoded by the exons ATGGTGACGCAAGAGAACGACCCTTTTGTCGGtggcgaaggggaagagaatGACGATTTCGAGCTCATGGCTCCGCTGCTGGTAGCAAAACTCCAG GAATCAGGCATCTCAGCACAAGACACGAAGAAGCTCGCAGACGCGGGATATCATACGGTTGAAGCGGTCGCTTTCACACCGAAGAAGACACTATGCACGATCAAGGGTATCAGCGAGCAGAAAGCGGACAAGATTCTGATGGAAG CATGCAAGATGGTCCCGATGGGATTCACCACGGCAACGGAGATTCATTCGAGACGATCGGAGTTGGTCCATATCACTACAGGATCGACTGGATTGGACACAATTCtaggag GTGGTATAGAGACTGGAGCGATCACCGAGCTGTATG GCGAATTCAGAACGGGAAAATCCCAAATATGCCATACTCTAGCCGTTACCTGCCAA CTCCCAGTCTCAATGGGCGGTGGTGAGGGTAAATGCCTATACATCGACACAGAGGGTACTTTCCGACCAGTCCGAATGCTTGCTGTGGCCGAACGATTTGGGCtgaatggagaagaagtcctCGACAATATTGCATATGCCAGAGCGTACAACGCCGATCACCAGCTTCAGTTGTTGGTGCAAGCGAGTGCCATGATGGCGGAGTCCAG ATTCTCCCTTCTAATTGTTGATTCGTGTACCTCACTTTACCGAACAGACTTTTCCGGTAGAGGGGAACTGTCAGCGCGTCAAATGCACTTGGCGAAATTCCTGCGGACGTTGATGAGATTGGCCGATGAA TTTGGTGTAGCGGTCGTCGTCACAAATCAGGTCGTTGCCCAAGTTGACGGTGGGCAGTTTGCGGTCGCCGATGCGAAGAAACCTAT CGGAGGTAACATCATGGCACACGCATCTACGACCCGACTGAATCTTCGAAAGGGGCGAGGAACATCACGTGTCTGCAAGATTGTCGACAGTCCCTGTTTGCCAGAAGCCGAAGCTATCTTTGCCATCAA CGCGAATGGTATCGGAGATCCCGAAGAGCTGAAGGAGTAG
- a CDS encoding mitochondrial 54S ribosomal protein bL27m — translation MFGSSLFTRPTSLVNSVSELRQQLFAGPSNFAIQVRYASKAAGGRSRNGRDSSGKRLGVKRYGDQYVTPGQILIRQRGSNFHPGQNVSVGRDFTLYATQPGFVKFYQHHLPYPHLHRPDQPGPKDLPPVKRPRQLRQFVGIVKSREDKLPRDERKLGRERRFWGWPKDKSGDRGVVVDGLGPEVV, via the exons ATGTTCGGCTCATCGCTCTTCACGCGACCAACGTCACTGGTCAATAGTGTCTCGGAACTTCGTCAACAGCTTTTCGCAGGACCATCCA ACTTCGCAATTCAAGTGCGATACGCTTCCAAAGCTGCAGGTGGTAGATCGAGAAATGGGAGAGATTCGTCGGGTAAACGATTGGGCGTGAAGCGATATGGGG ACCAGTACGTCACCCCTGGCCAGATCCTCATCCGACAACGAGGCTCCAACTTCCACCCAGGCCAAAACGTCTCCGTCGGACGCGATTTCACCTTATACGCAACTCAGCCCGGTTTCGTCAAATTCTAccaacatcatctcccttATCCCCATTTACATCGACCCGATCAACCTGGTCCCAAGGATTTACCTCCTGTCAAGAGACCGAGACAGTTGAGACAGTTTGTGGGGATTGTCAAGAGTAGAGAAGACAAGTTACCGAGGGACGAGAGAAAGTTAGGTAGAGAGAGGAGGTTCTGGGGGTGGCCAAAGGACAAGTCTGGTGATCGTGGAGTCGTAGTGGACGGCCTGGGACCTGAAGTCGTATAG
- a CDS encoding pre-mRNA-splicing factor CLF1, translated as MSGRDARDRAPRVKNRAAAAVQITAEQLLREAQERQEPSIQAPRQRVQDLEELSEFQGRKRTEFEGRIRYSRDSIRAWLKYAQWEASQNEFDRSRSVYERALDVDPRSSELWLKYTDMELKARNINHARNLFDRAVTLLPRVDALWYKYVYLEELLLNVPGARQIFERWMQWEPDDKAWQSYIKLEERYNELDRASAIYERWIACRPIPKNWVTWAKFEEERGQPDKAREVFQTALEFFGDEEEQVEKAQAVFAAFARMETRLKEFERARVIYKFALARLPRSKSATLYSAYTKFEKQHGDRAGVELTVLGKRRIQYEEELAYDGTNYDAWFSLARLEEDAYRADKEDGEDVEPTRVREVYERAVANVPPALEKRYWRRYIYLWLQYAAFEEIDTKDYDRARDVYKAAIKLVPHKSFTFAKLWLAYAYFEIRRLDVNAARKVLGAGIGMCPKPKLFTGYIELEMRLREFDRVRTLYEKFLTYDPSLSSAWIQWTQVESAVEDFERVRAIFELAVQQALDMPEIVWKAYIDFEAGEGEREKTRNLYERLLERTSHVKVYISYALMEVSVLGGGEDEDGNEIEGEAGDPELARAVFARGYKDLRERAEKEDRALLLEAWKSFEQQHGTEVELAKVEEMMPTTRKRWRKADDGSGALEEYWDLIFPDDERDANPTSFKFFQAAQQWAAQRQGEGEEGGLSYEPPSDSDEDEDEDEEADGVEQEPEAMDQDE; from the exons ATGTCAGGTCGAGATGCTCGTGATCGAGCACCACGGGTGAAAAACCGTGCCGCGGCTGCTGTGCAG ATCACAGCCGAGCAACTTCTTCGTGAAGCTCAAGAGCGACAAGAGCCCTCCATCCAAGCGCCCAGACAACGAGTTCAAGATTTAGAAGAGCTTTCAGAGTTCCAGGGGAGGAAAAGAACCGAGTTTGAGGGACGAATAAGATATTCACGAGATAGTATTAGAG CATGGCTCAAATATGCCCAGTGGGAGGCTAGTCAGAATGAATTTGATCGATCCCGATCGGTCTATGAGAGAGCGCTGGATGTGGATCCTAGATCATCGGAGTTGTGGCTGAAATACACGGATATGGAGTTGAAGGCAAGGAACATCAACCACGCTCGGAATCTGTTTGACCGTGCTGTGACCCTCTTACCTCGTGTCGATGCT CTTTGGTACAAATACGTTTATCTCGAAGAACTGCTTCTCAACGTCCCCGGCGCTCGACAAATCTTCGAGAGATGGATGCAATGGGAACCAGATGATAAAGCTTGGCAAAGTTACATCaagctggaggagagatacAACGAGCTGGACAGAGCTTCAGCGATCTATGAGAGGTGGATTGCATGTCGACCGATCCCCAAGAACTGGGTTACATGGGCAAAgtttgaggaggagaggggcCAGCCGG ACAAAGCACGAGAGGTATTCCAGACAGCCTTGGAGTTCTTcggggacgaggaggaacaAGTTGAGAAGGCTCAGGCTGTGTTTGCCGCTTTTGCGAGAATGGAGACGCGACTGAAGGAGTTCGAGCGGGCACGAGTCATCTACAAA TTTGCCCTCGcccgtcttcctcgatctAAGTCAGCGACCT TGTATTCTGCGTACACCAAATTCGAGAAGCAAC ACGGCGACCGTGCTGGTGTCGAACTCACTGTCCtcggaaagagaagaatACAGTATGAGGAGGAGCTCGCGTACGATGGAACAAATTATGACGCCTGGTTCTCGTTGGCAAgactggaagaagacgcGTACAGAGcggacaaggaggatggggaggatGTTGAGCCTACCAGAGTGCGAGAGGTGTACGAGAGGGCTGTGGCAAACGTCCCGCCAGCACTGGAAAAACGGTATTGGAGACGGTACATCTATC TCTGGTTACAATACGCTGCTtttgaggagatcgacaCCAAAGACTACGATCGAGCGCGAGACGTGTACAAAGCTGCTATCAAGCTCGTACCTCACAAAAGCTTCACTTTCGCCAAG CTTTGGCTGGCCTATGCATATTTCGAGATTCGGCGGTTAGATGTCAATGCGGCAAGAAAGGTTCTGGGTGCTGGTATCGGAATGTGCCCCAAGCCCAAGCTATTCACCGGCTATATCGAACTGGAAATGAGACTACGAGAATTCGATCGTGTGAGAACATTGTATGAGAAGTTCTTGACC TACGACCCCTCATTGAGCTCTGCTTGGATCCAATGGACTCAGGTGGAAAGTGCGGTCGAGGATTTCGAGCGTGTACGGGCCATTTTCGAACTCGCAGTGCAACAAGCCCTGGACATGCCCGAGATCGTCTGGAAGGCTTACATCGATTTCGAGGCCGGCgaaggagagcgagagaagaccAGAAACCTATACGAGCGACTTCTGGAACGCACATCACATGTCAAGGTGTACATCTCATACGCCCTCATGGAAGTCTCGGTCCTTGGtggcggagaagacgaggatggcaacgagatcgagggagaagctggagatCCAGAGTTGGCACGAGCAGTATTTGCCAGGGGCTACAAGGATCTGCGGGAAAgagcggagaaggaagac CGAGCGTTGCTTCTCGAGGCCTGGAAATCGTTCGAGCAGCAACATGGTACCGAAGTGGAGTTGgccaaggtggaggagatgatgccCACGACTCGAAAGAGATGGCGCAAGGCCGACGATGGCAGTGGTGCTTTGGAAGAGT ACTGggatctcatcttcccagACGACGAGAGGGATGCGAACCCCACATCTTTCAAATTCTTCCAAGCCGCGCAACAATGGGCCGCGCagagacaaggagaaggagaggagggcgGTCTGTCATACGAGCCACCATCTGATtcggacgaagacgaagacgaggacgaggaggcggaTGGGGTGGAGCAGGAACCAGAAGCTATGGATCAGGATGAGTAG
- a CDS encoding polynucleotide kinase 3'-phosphatase, with the protein MPAIKRPSEDAIPLAKKPHPFFVAGGKTQLGTFQPSPPTLIHYTHLDPFAKEPVASSSSTPSSSSSPSKQPKKVAVSFYDLDGTLIKPRLGGPFPKSRDDWMWWNPSVPEKLKQEWEEGRHLVVISNQGDSREKVRSEWRLKLPLIAAKMPSGVPLRILAALSMTDVYRKPNIGMFETISKLYQDRGLEIDMERSVFVGDAAGRMARGPQTKDHGDTDYKFALNNGLRFLTPEEHFLGHPRPSFPEPPNGFRPAKVGNLGSLPHIVPSHTPITRPETEIVLFVGPPASGKSSFFRNHFAPNGYEHVNQDLLGTRDKCLRVAEGFLREGKAVVIDNTNRNRVTRAHWINLASRLKVSIRVFHFLCPLELAKHNNMYRACYAPPGEPPRTLLPLLAFTSYAAASEPPTAVEGFDEVRGVNFHFEGGEEQRRKWDMYMLEQKR; encoded by the exons ATGCCAGCTATCAAGAGACCTTCAGAGGATGCCATACCTCTGGCGAAGAAGC CCCACCCATTTTTCGTCGCAGGTGGCAAGACACAACTAGGCACATTccaaccttctccacctaCCCTCATCCATTACACCCATCTCGACCCTTTCGCCAAGGAACCAGTcgcctcatcttcctcgactccttcctcttcgagcTCGCCGTCCAAGCAGCCGAAGAAAGTCGCCGTATCATTCTACGACCTCGATGGGACACTCATCAAACCCCGTTTAGGCGGTCCGTTTCCGAAAAGCAGAGATGATTGGATGTGGTGGAATCCCTCGGTTCccgagaagctgaagcaggaatgggaggaagggagacaTTTGGTGGTGATCTCGAACCAGGGCGACAGTAGGGAGAAAGTGAGAAGCGAATGGAGATTGAAATTACCATTGATAGCGGCCAAA ATGCCAAGTGGGGTCCCTTTACGAATCCTCGCTGCCTTGTCCATGACCGATGTATATCGTAAACCCAATATAGGCATGTTCGAGACCATCTCGAAGCTGTACCAAGATAGAGGACTCGAGATAGATATGGAGAGATCTGTGTTTGTGGGAGATGCAGCGGGAAGAATGGCAAGGGGACCTCAGACGAAAGATCATGGTGATACCGATTATAAGTTCGCTCTCAACAACGGTTTGAGATTCCTCACTCCAGAG GAACATTTCCTTGGTCATCCTCGCCCCTCGTTCCCTGAACCGCCGAATGGGTTCCGTCCTGCGAAAGTCGGCAACCTTGGCTCTC TCCCACACATCGTACCATCGCACACTCCGATTACTCGTCCGGAAACTGAGATAGTGTTATTTGTCGGTCCACCTGCGTCGGGCAaatcgtccttcttcagaAACCATTTCGCGCCGAATGGTTACGAACATGTCAATCAGGACTTGTTAGGCACCAGAGATAAGTGTTTGAGAGTTGCTGAAGGATTCttgagagagggaaaggcGGTTGTGATTG ATAACACCAATCGGAATCGTGTCACTAGAGCGCACTGGATCAACCTCGCTTCCAGGCTCAAAGTGTCAATACG CGTATTCCACTTTCTCTGCCCACTCGAGCTCGCAAAGCATAATAACATGTATCGAGCATGTTATGCACCTCCAGGCGAGCCACCACGCACGCTACTTCCCCTCCTCGCATTTACGTCCTATGCCGCAGCGTCCGAGCCACCGACTGCGGTCGAAGGGTTTGACGAGGTCAGAGGGGTGAATTTCCATTtcgaaggtggagaggagcagaggaggaagtgggacATGTACATGTTagagcagaagaggtaG